The genomic segment GCAAGAAGCCGCCGTTCGGGATCGCCCAGATCGGCAAGTCGTTTCGAAACGAGATCACGCCCGGCAACTTCATCTTCCGCACGCGCGAGTTCGAGCAGATGGAGATGGAGTACTTCGTCCCGCCGGGCGAGGCCCAGCACTGGCACGAGCACTGGATGGAGGCTCGCAAGCAGTGGTATCTCGACCTCGGGATCCGGCCCGACCACCTGATCCTGCGCGCCCACGGTGCCGACGAGCTCTCGCACTACTCGAGCGGCACCTCGGATGTCGAATACCTGTTCCCGATGGGCTTCTCCGAGCTCGAGGGGATCGCCAACCGCGGCGACTTCGACCTCACCCAGCACACGAAGTTCTCCGGCGAGAAGCTCGAGTTCTTCGACCAGAACTCCGGTGAGCGCTACACGCCGCACGTGATCGAGCCGGCCGCCGGTGTCGACCGCGCCGCGCTGGCGTTCCTCGTCGACTCCTACGAGGTCGAGGACCTCGGCGAGGGCAAGAGCCGGACCGTCCTGCACCTGCACCCGCGGCTCGCGCCGGTCAAGGCGGCCGTCCTGCCGCTCGTCAACCGCGACGGGATGCCCGACAAGGCGCGCGAGGTGTTCGAGCAGATCCGCAGGGTCGTCCCCGCGGAGTTCGACCAGGGTGGATCGATCGGCAAGCGCTACCGCCGCCAAGACGAGATCGGGACGCCATGGGGGATCACCGTCGACGGCCAGACCCTCGAGGACGACACGATCACGCTGCGCGACCGCGACTCGCTCGAGCAGACGCGCGAGCCGATCGAGGGCCTCGCCGAGCGGCTCGCGCTACGGCTCCACGAGAGCTGGACGAGCCCGAAGCCCGTCGCCTAGCCCCGCGACCAGCACGACGCCGAGCAGCACCGCGAACACCGCGACGCAGCCGGCGAGGTGCCAGGGCCAGTCGACGAGGTTCGCGAAGCCGAAGCAGAGGACGCCCCAGCCGGCCAGCAGCCCCACCGGGCTGCGGCGCGCGCGCCAGACGGCCACGCCGCAGGCCGCGTAGAGGGCGATGACGAGGGCGGTGCCGAGCAGGCCCAGCTCGGCGAAGGACTCGAGCGGCAGCGAATGCGCGTAGAGCGCGTAGGACGCGCCCTGCTCGGCGGCCGCGAGCGAGTACGAGCCGGCGCCCCAGCCACCCAGCGGCCGTTCGGCACCGGCGGCCAGCGCGGCACTCCACTGCTCGGTTCTCCCGTGGGTGATCCCGCCGTCGCCCTCGACGCCGACGGGCTCGGCGGCGCCCTCGGAGCTGATCCCCGCGGCCAGTCCGACCACGACGAGGGCGACCGCGGCGGCGAGGACGGTCGCGACCGGCCGGCCCCGACCCGGTCGGGACTCCGGGGCCACGCGATCGGCCGGCCCGCTGGTCGGCGCGATCCCCGCGACCACC from the Thermoleophilia bacterium SCSIO 60948 genome contains:
- a CDS encoding glycine--tRNA ligase, encoding MSTEAPQADTSKDPTLDEVVALCKRRGFIFPSSEIYGGVGSTYDFGHYGVLLKNNVKAEWWRAMLTERDDIVALDSAIIQHPRVWEASGHLDGFSDPLVQCLGKCKRRWREDHLREAIAEEGGDPNGEIHCPQCGGELSEPMQFNLMFETHVGPVADSGSVAYLRPETAQGIFINFKNVLSFARKKPPFGIAQIGKSFRNEITPGNFIFRTREFEQMEMEYFVPPGEAQHWHEHWMEARKQWYLDLGIRPDHLILRAHGADELSHYSSGTSDVEYLFPMGFSELEGIANRGDFDLTQHTKFSGEKLEFFDQNSGERYTPHVIEPAAGVDRAALAFLVDSYEVEDLGEGKSRTVLHLHPRLAPVKAAVLPLVNRDGMPDKAREVFEQIRRVVPAEFDQGGSIGKRYRRQDEIGTPWGITVDGQTLEDDTITLRDRDSLEQTREPIEGLAERLALRLHESWTSPKPVA